A genomic stretch from Setaria italica strain Yugu1 chromosome VII, Setaria_italica_v2.0, whole genome shotgun sequence includes:
- the LOC101770234 gene encoding berberine bridge enzyme-like 8 — translation MATTARILHLLLTLFILSGKRTSSSASSDVDAFLGCLYADIPPRLVHTPSTNNYSALLLSSVRNLRYVLPGTVRPLVIVAVTEPGHVQTTVLCGRRHSVRIRTRSGGHDYEGLSYASLDPHQRFAVLDLAELRAIHIDAARAEAWVGSGASLGELYYAVAAANRTLAFPAGSCPTVCFGGHLSGGGFGSLARKYGLSADNVLDAVVVDAQGRLLNRSTMGEDFFWAIRGGGGESFGVVVSWKVRLVRVPETVTVFGIRRFRNQSAIDLVTKWQDIAPFLPRDLYLRVLVQNPQADFVALFLGRCGRLFDIMRRRFPELGMTQADCQEISWVQSTIFIEFFTTDKPLEVLLDRSNKPDYYLKVKSDHVQEPIPRHAWESLWEKWLDEPGTPPIMLDPYGGRMGSISPSATPFPHRDYLYQLQIYSFWFENGTDALEKRISWVRGVHKELEPYVSKNPRAVYVNYRDLDLGTNELEGNVTSYDNAKVWGEKYFKGNFERLAGVKSRVDPDDFFRNEQSIPPLRAAKG, via the coding sequence ATGGCAACGACAGCAAGAATCTTACACCTTCTCCTGACCCTTTTCATCCTCTCCGGCAAAAGAACGTCGTCTTCAGCTTCCAGCGACGTCGATGCATTCCTCGGCTGCCTCTACGCGGACATTCCACCTCGCCTCGTCCACACCCCATCAACCAACAACTACTCCGCGCTCCTGCTGTCCTCCGTCCGGAACCTCCGCTACGTGTTGCCGGGCACCGTGAGGCCGCTCGTGATCGTTGCCGTCACCGAGCCCGGCCATGTCCAGACCACTGTTCTCTGTGGCCGCCGCCACAGCGTCCGCATCCGCACGCGCAGCGGCGGCCACGACTACGAGGGCCTCTCCTACGCCTCCCTCGACCCCCACCAGCGGTTCGCCGTGCTCGACCTCGCCGAGCTCCGCGCGATCCACATCGACGCCGCGAGAGCCGAGGCCTGGGTCGGGTCGGGCGCCTCCCTCGGCGAGCTCTACTACGCCGTCGCCGCTGCGAACCGCACGCTGGCGTTCCCGGCGGGCTCCTGCCCCACCGTCTGCTTCGGTGGCCACctgagcggcggcgggttcggCTCGCTGGCGCGCAAATACGGCCTCTCCGCCGACAACGTTCTCGACGCCGTCGTCGTGGACGCGCAGGGGAGGCTGCTGAACAGAAGCACAATGGGGGAGGACTTCTTCTGGGCCatccggggcggcggcggcgagagcttCGGCGTCGTCGTGTCCTGGAAGGTGCGGCTGGTGCGCGTGCCGGAGACCGTGACCGTGTTCGGCATCCGGCGATTCAGGAACCAATCCGCCATCGACCTCGTCACCAAATGGCAGGACATCGCGCCATTCCTGCCCAGGGACCTGTACCTCCGCGTCCTCGTGCAGAACCCGCAGGCGGACTTCGTTGCCCTGTTCCTCGGCCGTTGCGGTCGCCTCTTCGACATCATGCGACGTCGCTTCCCGGAGCTTGGGATGACACAGGCGGACTGCCAGGAGATAAGCTGGGTCCAGTCCACCATCTTCATCGAGTTCTTCACGACCGACAAGCCACTGGAGGTGCTCCTGGACAGGAGCAACAAGCCGGACTACTACCTCAAGGTCAAGTCGGACCACGTGCAAGAACCAATCCCGAGGCACGCGTGGGAGAGCTTATGGGAGAAGTGGCTCGATGAGCCCGGGACGCCGCCGATCATGCTTGATCCCTACGGCGGCCGTATGGGAAGCATCTCGCCGTCGGCGACACCGTTCCCGCACCGGGATTACCTCTACCAGCTGCAGATCTACTCGTTCTGGTTCGAGAATGGGACAGATGCACTGGAGAAGCGGATCAGCTGGGTCAGGGGAGTGCATAAGGAGCTGGAGCCGTACGTGTCCAAGAACCCAAGAGCTGTGTACGTGAACTACAGGGACTTGGACCTGGGGACGAATGAATTGGAGGGTAACGTGACCAGCTACGACAATGCTAAAGTTTGGGGTGAGAAGTATTTTAAGGGTAATTTTGAGAGGTTGGCGGGCGTGAAGAGCAGGGTGGATCCTGATGATTTCTTCCGGAACGAGCAGAGCATCCCTCCTCTTCGTGCAGCAAAAGGATAG